In Daucus carota subsp. sativus chromosome 4, DH1 v3.0, whole genome shotgun sequence, one DNA window encodes the following:
- the LOC108217576 gene encoding uncharacterized protein LOC108217576, translating into MSLRRDCPHSTQNLVPTGDILWRKCDICKDAIFGVGTCFKCNGCSHYFHQICIRPQPTLQHSFYPRVNFNFSAALGKARQRCVACYQDIKGCLYVGDNAIYIHPFCLVNLTKSVSEASIEYHKQQMGRLLETYDSDGGRVGKMLRLECQKSLSDDVKCIFCEREDTRNRGFGWVYKYTYTVGRNSTELECHVACLRGQINKYCLNQIVKKHPGSTYDDGTYFLELKRKSGLEDRAKGIAGLALPIAIAGLDLMISAFVGAPLVSLSLSFLLGIAGDQAERMLRRPRGK; encoded by the exons ATGTCTCTGCGAAGAGATTGCCCTCATTCCACACAGAATCTGGTGCCAACCGGAGATATTTTGTGGCGGAAATGTGATATTTGCAAAGATGCCATATTCGGAGTCGGtacatgtttcaagtgcaaTGGCTGCTCTCACTATTTTCACCAGATCTGCATTCGACCTCAACCAACTTTACAACACTCATTTTACCCTCGTGTTAACTTCAATTTCTCTGCAGCGCTGGGGAAAGCAAGACAGAGATGTGTCGCGTGTTACCAAGATATAAAGGGGTGTCTCTACGTTGGCGATAATGCTATATACATCCATCCCTTTTGTCTTGTGAATTTGACAAAATCGGTATCAGAGGCTAGTATTGAATATCATAAGCAACAAATGGGCCGGCTTCTGGAAACTTACGATTCAGATGGAGGCCGGGTTGGTAAAATGCTCAGACTTGAGTGCCAAAAGTCATTGTCGGACGATGTGAAATGTATCTTCTGCGAACGAGAAGATACAAGAAACCGTGGATTTGGATGGGTTTACAAGTATACTTATACAGTTGGGAGAAACTCGACAGAATTGGAATGCCATGTTGCATGCCTCAGAGGACAAATCAATAAATATTGCCTGAACCAAATTGTTAAGAAACATCCGGGGAGTACTTACGATGATGGAACTTATTTCTTGGAACTCAAACGTAAATCGGGACTGGAAGATAGAGCAAAAGGGATAGCTGGTTTGGCTTTGCCGATTGCAATCGCGGGGTTGGACCTCATGATTTCAGCCTTCGTGGGAGCTCCTTTAGTAAGCCTTTCACTTTCTTTTTTGCTTGGCATTGCAGGTGATCAG GCGGAAAGGATGCTTCGTCGTCCACGGGGTAAGTGA
- the LOC135152291 gene encoding protein VACUOLELESS GAMETOPHYTES-like yields the protein MENSDDEINDDDIEREFEHGSHKHTLRVHHAREPYKCNGCKMPGSRICFKCVDELCHFHLHPACFAAETVPTLRHTLLDDCDFEYHESPPQVAHHGGDFPYCDACGLDILGFRYRCFTKSHGLNPHDLHPTCMNLEKDMEYRGIKLKLKNNEESRCLHCGEKYPTEGCIRFTGWKWVAKDEKHWDWGFPFCLWGRKICYHVKCMNEMQAPGYSRKK from the coding sequence ATGGAAAATTCAGATGATGAAATCAACGATGATGACATAGAGCGGGAATTTGAGCATGGAAGCCACAAGCACACGCTACGTGTGCATCATGCTCGAGAGCCTTACAAGTGTAACGGTTGCAAGATGCCGGGGTCTAGAATATGCTTCAAGTGTGTCGATGAACTTTGCCATTTTCATCTTCACCCAGCTTGCTTTGCAGCAGAAACCGTTCCCACTCTCCGCCACACTCTCCTCGACGATTGTGATTTCGAGTACCACGAAAGCCCCCCTCAAGTCGCTCACCACGGTGGAGATTTTCCTTACTGTGATGCATGTGGATTAGACATCTTAGGGTTCAGATATCGGTGTTTCACCAAGTCTCATGGCCTCAACCCTCATGACCTCCATCCGACTTGTATGAATCTCGAAAAAGATATGGAATACAGAGGTATAAAGCTGAAACTCAAGAATAATGAGGAATCCAGATGCTTGCATTGTGGCGAGAAGTATCCTACTGAGGGATGCATACGTTTTACTGGATGGAAGTGGGTGGCCAAAGATGAGAAGCACTGGGACTGGGGTTTTCCTTTCTGCCTTTGGGGTAGGAAAATTTGTTATCATGTCAAATGCATGAACGAGATGCAGGCTCCTGGCTActccagaaaaaaataa